CGTGCCCGGACACGGGCCCTATCAATACACCAAAATTTTTCAGAAGTTCGGTGCACCGCTTCGGCCGAAGGTTGTCTTCTACGCCCTTTTCACCAATGATCTTAAAGACGCACGTCGTTTTGAAGGGGTTCACACCAGCAAGAGCGCCGGGTTTTCGATCAAGCGGTTTCTAAAATTCTACTCCGTCAGCCACAACGTATTTCGAAATCTTGGCAGCGCGCTCCGTCGCAAGCCCAAAGACTCCACGTGGCACGGTGTCGGCGTCAAACTAGTCAACAGAAGACTGCGCGATCCCTACAGCATTCCCGACGAGGAATTCGCTGCATCGTGGGAAGCAATCACTGTGCAGATCGAGCAGGCCGCCAAAGACGCCGAACGCATCGGCGCCACCTTGGTTTTTCTCTATTTCCCGTCCAAAGAAGAGGTCTATTGGGAACTCGCAAAAGATAAATTGAAAGCCACCCCGGGGTTTGCAGAACGCATCGATCGCCTCAGAAACACGGCATTGCAGTACTGCCAAACACGCAAGCTCTTGTGTTTGGACTTGACGCCGTCGTTGAAAGCGCGAGGCCTAGCCGGCGAGGCACTTTATTTCCCGCTGGACATCCACTGGAACGAGAAGGGCAACTCGTTAGTGGCGCAGGAAATTCACAACTTCTTAGCAGCAAAAAAACTGCTGCCGTAGTTTTTCACATTCACTCCGGGCTCGGCACCTGATGCGACAGCGTGATTTCTTTTCGTTTCTCGGCCGATTCCAACATCGCCAAACAGACTTCCAGCGTCGCCGCGCCCCAGCGCCCGCCGTGGAAAACCGGCCGGCCTTTGACCACCGCATCGTATAATTCTTCGACCTCCGCTTCGCGGCCGCGGCTGCCGGCCGGCAGCGTGATCTCGCGCTGCTCGGTTTCGCCGTAAATTTTCAAGCCGTCGGGTGTCTGGCGGATATCGCCCTTCTGGCAGCTCACCATGGTGAAACCGAAAAACGGCTGCTTGCGCTCGCCGGTCCAAACATGGCTGTACTCGCCTTCGCGCTGGCCGCCGAAGCGCATGCCTTCTTTCAATTGTTCTTCCTCTTCCGGCGTGCGCACTTCGCGGAGCTTTCTGCGGACGTTCAAATTGGTCTGCGGCGCGCGGTGCTGGCCGCCTTCGCCGACCCAATTGAACAACTCCGCCGTGTCGAAGAAACCGTAGCCGCTGTAGACCAGCGTCGCCGGCGTGCCGTCTTCGAATTCCAAATAACAAGTGTAGCTGCCCTCCCAGCCGCGCGCTTTGTCCCAGATGCCGGTCATGGCGCGCACGCTGCGCACCATGCCGCCGCCGATCAAGCGCACCACGTCAACGTGGTGCGGCCCCTGATTCAGCACCACACCGCGGGTCATCGCCAGCTCGTGCTTCATGCGCGGCCGGTACATGAACTCGTTGTAGTTCCAGGTATTGATCATGCAGAGCTTGCCCAATTCCCCGCCCTTCACGATCTCGCGCATCTTGCGGATCGGCGGATCGAAACTGTGCGTGTGGCCGCAAAGCAATTTAACGCCATATTTCTCCGCCGCTTCGTTCATGGCGTCGCACTCGGCAAGGTTCATCGCCATCGGCTTTTCGACGATGATGTGCTTCTTATTTTTCGCCGCGCAGATGGCGTGCTCGGCATGGAGCGAATTGGGCGTGGCAATGTACACCGCATCGATATTGGGGCTGGCACACAGATCCTCGACGCTGGTGTAGCCTTCGCCTTTATACTGTTCGCGAAACTTAGCCACCGCATCGCCGCGCATGTCCGCCGCAGCGGTAATTTTAATAAACGGCAATTTGGCGATCGGCGGCATGATCTGCGTGCTCGCCACCCCGAGCCCCGCCATGCCTAAACGAAGTACGTCACCCATAAACAACTCCGGAGTTTTTCTTTATTTTCCCCGCACCGTATCATATGCTTCGAAAATTGCTGTAATGTAACTTTGGGTTTGTTTTCGCCGCAACTTGGGGCGAATTATGGTCGCAGGCGCGACCTAAATTCGGATTATCAGCGAGGCGCTGACAGCATTGTTCGAGCTCGTCGATGTAGCGGAGTGTTTGTTCTTCACCCCAAGTGCCGAGTGTGTGGTTGGCTATATCCAGCAGGTCACGCTCCGCACGATTTGAAAGGCGAAAAACGGCCACCGTTTAGCGCCGCTTCTTAGCAAGCTTGAGTTTCCGCCTAACCCGGTCAAACGGATTGCCTGAAGCAATTCCGCGGGCGTCGCCTTCATCGATGGCGGTGCGTAACGCCGCAAGTTTGGTTTCGTATTCCTTCTCTTCGCGCTCAAGTGTCCGCAGCGCGGCGCGAATAACCTCACTGGCGTTTTCGTAACGGCCGCTCTCGACTTTCGCGACAACGAACTTGTCGAGCTCATTGGTCAGATTCACATTACGTGTTGGCATGGCCGTTCCTCGGTTCCCTCATGATTTCAAAAGAAGATTACCAGAGTTGGCAAAGATTGCCAATGCATTTGAGCGATGATCTCCAATGAGGTTCGCGGGTGGGGTTCCCGTAGAGCGCGTCGCTGCCATGAGCGGCGGGTGTAGCCCGCGCCGATTGAATATTGTCGCGTCGCTCATCACACTATTGGCGGTGGCGATCGCCGTTTGGGCTGTGATGCCCGGAAAATCCTAAAAGGTAGGATCATCGAAAATGGCTCGCGCTATTCGGTGCGCGGCCAATTACATAGGTGCGCATCGCGCCAGACAATCAACTGCGCTCTAGGTTCTCCATTCCGGCAGCAGCTGGTTAAACTAACGCGCGCCAGCGCGCCGATAAACATATTCGCGCAGCGCGCTGTTGATCCGGGTTTGGTAACCTTCCCCTTTGGGAGCGCGGGTTTTAAACCAGTCGATCAGGTCAACATCGAGGCGCAGGGTTAGTTGCTTTTTTACGGGGCGAAAAAACACCCCGCGTCGCGCGCCGCTCAAATCTCTTTGCTCCGGCAAGGCTGCCGTGTTGATCCGGTTGTCTGGTAACGCCGCCAAAGCTTCGAGCTCGGCTTTTTGCTTTCGCGACAATGGCTTAGAATTGCCCTATTTCTTCATAGGCTTTCCTTTCATGTGAGGTTGCTTTGCGGGCAGCAGAAGAGCTCGTCCATCTAGTTGTCCCGCAGCGGCTCCCCACTCGCGTGCTCTCTCTGGAGCTGAATTACCGGCGGCTCATTCCGAGTGAAGGTCGCCTTCGGTGGTGCCGCACAACCAGAACCCGGACAACATCGTCAACAACTCTAAATAGAAAGTGATATGGAAACCGATCCAGGTTTACTCGCCGGATGTCGCGCTCACGAATCGAGAAGTGTTCTGGGTTTTCCGCAGCGTTCTCCATGAACAGCCGCAGCTCAGCGTAGAATTCGTTGGCAAGCTCATCGAAATGGTCAATGCCCCAATTTACTTGCCGCGTCTTCAAGCAAGGCGAGATGTGCTTTCAGGTTGGCGCTCCGGATTGCGAGCGTGAGCCGCTCGAGTTCTTCCGCCAGTTCCGCCCCACGTTCGCCGCGACCGCATCGGACCAGCGCCCGCGCTCTGGCAACGAACAGGTTGGACCACGGCAGAGGTTCGGCGCGAGTGTAGTCTTCGAGTGCGTCGGCGTACCGCTCAGCCCGATTCCAATCTTGGAATGTGAGCGCGGCCTCCATGCCGTCGCGATAGAACCAAAAATAATTGTGGCTAACGCAGCCGTTTTGGAGAACCCTCTCCGCCTCGCTGAAAAGCGCCGATCGTTGCCCGGATTCGTCGGTTAAATGTGCCGCATTGGCCAGAACGAGAGGACCGAAAAACTTCGGTCCCACTTCGCGAATCACGCTTAGCGCCTCATCGATATGCCGCCGAGCTTCCTCGCGGTTCCGCTCCGCCGCCGAGATCTTAGCGAGAAAACAAAGCCCTTCGGCAACGAAGTTGTTTGCCCGCAGCCTGCGCGCGAGTGCCAGCGCTTTGTCAATCAGGCTGCGCGCGGAAGCAAGATTGGACTGCTCGATCTCCGCGAAGCCCGCCACTAGGCAACCGAGCATCTCGGCGCGGTTCTGGCCGACGTTGCCGGCCATTTCGGCGGCCGCGAGCCCGTCCTCACAGGCTTCTTTGATTTCGTTGAGATACATCCGGCTCCAACCGATCATGTGGCGATTGGCAACTTCGATGCGACCGAGCCCTAGTTCCTGGCAAAGCGCCACGCAGTCGCGAAAATAGCCACAGGCGGTGCGCATCCGCCCGGCTAAGTAAGAAGCGTCGCCCATACCGCCGAGGGCGCGTGACTGCCACTCGCGCGAGCCGGCGCACTGGGCGAATTCCAAGGCGAGTTTATGCTGCACCAGACAATCATCGTAGCGGCCGGAGGGGAAATACAGATTGCCACGAAGATGGTGAATTTCGGCCAACATACGCGGCGGGCCGTTGGCCGCGGTGCTCTCGGCTTTTTCCAGTGCCGCAAGCGCGTCGGCGGGTCGATCGGTGACACGGAGCCCTTCGGCCAGGCCGATCCAGGCTCGGGTGCGCTGGCGCTCGTCGGAAGATTCGGCAAGCGCTTCTTCGAAAGCGCTGATGGATTTATCGACTTCGCCCAACCCTCGCAGCAGGTCAGCGCGAAAACATAGGATCTCATGGCGCACCTGGTCACGGGCGATCTCCAGGCCGCGCTCTGAAAGACGCAGCGCCGCGTCATGCCGGTATGAGCGCGCCTCTTCATTGGCTGCGGTGAGATAGGCAGCGGCGGCGCCGTTATCCTGGGCGCGATCCAAGTGTTGGGCCCACAATGCTAGGTCGCGCGTGGCAAACCATGCCGCGGCGCGCCGATGCAGCGCGGCGCGGCGTCTTTTCAACAGCGACGAGTAGACGCCGTCTCGCACTAAAGCGTGAGTGAACAGAAAGCCCGGCCCCTCGGGGCGCACCAGGAAATGGCGCATGAGCCCGCTGCAATCGTACTTCGGTTTGTCGATCAAATGGCGCAGCTCAGCCGTGGAGAATCGCTGACCGAGGACTGAGGCGGCCTGCAACGCCAGTCGGTCGTCGGGCTCGAGATTATCCATGCGCGTGAGGACGATGCTTTGAATCGAGCCGGGTATTTCACTTTCACTGATCTCCTCGGCGCCGCGCAAAAGCTGTTCGAGGAACAAGGGATTGCCGCCAGCGCGCTGCACGCAGCTCCTGGCGAAAGGTTCCGTGGCGTTGAAGTAGTCGCTGGCAAAGCGCAGCGCCTCGTCCGGACGAAGCGGTCCGAGATCGACGGTCGTCAACGAGGCGCCGGCGGCCGCGGCGCGCCAGTTGGCATCGATGGGATCGCCCTCGATGCGCGATGTCATCACGAGCAGTACCGGATGGCTGGCGCAGGCCGCGGCGATGCGGGCGAGAAATGATAGGGTTGAACCATCGGCCCAGTGAATATCCTCGATCGCGATCACCGTCGGCGTAGCCGCCAATTTACCGATAAGATCTCCGATCAGCTGCTCTTTGCCAGCGCTGCGCGTGGGATTGTCCATGGCGTCGTAGAGCGAACGAAGTTCGGTCGGCTGGGGCAGGTCCAACAGGTCATTGAGGTAGACCTGCTGATCGGGATCGACGATGCTTTGCGCAATCGCGTCGGCAACCGCAAGCGCTTGCGCCGCGACATCGGCATTGACCGCAATGCCAAGCAGTCCACGGATCACCGTTGCGATGGCGTCCAAGCCTCTGCCCGTGCCGAAATCGAGCACCAAACCTCGTTGCCAATGGCAGCCCCGATTCAAGGCGAGTTTGTAGTATTCTTCGAGCAGTCGAGTCTTGCCGATCCCTGGTTCGCCTCGCACTAGCAATGTCTGACCACGTCGTTCCGATAGGCAAACCTCGATCATCGCGGCGAACTGGTTCAACTCTCCGCGGCGGCCGACGAACGGCAGGCGATCGGCCAGGTCGTCGCTCCGGCTTTCGCCATTCACTTGCCAAATCGAGACGGGCTCGGAGAGTCCCTTGATCTTCACGGCGCCGAGCGGCGTGCAGTTAAAACGGGTTGCCGCGATGTCATGCACTGCTTTCGAAATCAGCGTCTCGCCTGGGGCGGCGCGGTCCTGAAGCCGCGCGGCAAGATTTACCGAGTCGCCGATGACTGTATACTCGCGATGCGTCTCGCTGCCGGTGCCGCTCGCCACCACCGTGCCGCTGGCGATGCCGATATGGGCTATAAGGGGCGGATCGAACTTGGCGAGAGCCTCATGGATGGCCATGGCCGAGCGTATCGCCCGCTCCGGATCGTCGCTATGAGCGGTAGGTGCGCCGAAAACCGCCATGATGCCGTCGCCGATATGCTTGTCGATGGTGCCGCCGTAGGCTCGAATAACACCGTCGACCGCTGCAAAGTATCTGTTGAGTAGTTCGTGAGTCGCCTCCGGATCCGATTTCTGGGCCAGCGAGGTGAAGCCGGTCAGGTCACCGAATAGAACGGTGACTTGACGACGTTCGCCGTCGTCATCTTGTTGCGGGATGTTCTTAGGGTTTGTTTGGGTTTCTTTAGCCCAGGGCAGACGTGCGCCACAGCTCTGACAAAAACGATGAGCGAGATCGACCGATGCGGCGCACGATGGGCAAGTTAAGTCGAGCCTGGAGCCGCACTGGGCACAAAAGCGGGCATCTCCTGCGATTTCATATTCGCAGTTAGGGCACTGCATTCGCGCTAAAGCCCTCGCGTTCTGGGTACAGGATTATGTAAACGCCTTGGTCTCAGAGAATTACTATCTCAGGACTGGTAGTTGATTCAACATCGCTCCTTCTCAAACGGATAGTAACGAACTTTTTCTATGGGCCGCTGGCATATCAGATGGCTGAGGATTTTATCGAGCGAAGGCAGGGCCCCAAACAACTTCTGTAACCAATCCGGCCATCGTTAAAGCCATCCGTCATGGCGGCACGTTTCGAGAAGTGGCCGCAAGGCCGGGGACGTTGCACCCTTGGATGGCCTCAGGGCAAAGCGTTGAACTTTTGAACTTTGAACTGCCCGGCGGCGAAAGATAAAAATTCAGTGATCCGGCTAGAACGCTATCATTCACTCGGTACTAAGAGTTGCAGCTGATGGCCGTCCGGATCGTGAAAGTAGATGCAGTGGGGATCGCCGGAGCGGCCGAAGACTTTGATGCCGGCGTTCTCCAGCGTCGCTTTGACGCGCTCGTAGTCGCCTGAAGAAAGGCGCAGCGCCATGTGATTAACCTCGCTGCCGGCGTGGACATCGTCTTTGACCTCGAAGAGCGCAACGCCCTGAACGCCGCATTTCAAAAAACATTGCCACGAACGCTCATGGTCGACTTCCATGCCAAGGAAGTCGACGTAGAATTTTCTCGCGCGGGCGAGATCTTTGACGTGGAAAACCACGTGGTCGATGCCGGTGACTTTAAGGGGCGATTCCATAGTCCACCTCCGACATTTTAGTTTCGATAACCTAATCCAGGACGGCAATCGCCTGGATCTCCACCATCATCTCGGGGCGCGCCAGTTCTTTGATGCCGATCAGGGCGCTGGCCGGATAGCGGCCTTCCTGAAAAAATTCCTTG
The nucleotide sequence above comes from Deltaproteobacteria bacterium. Encoded proteins:
- a CDS encoding Gfo/Idh/MocA family oxidoreductase, whose product is MGDVLRLGMAGLGVASTQIMPPIAKLPFIKITAAADMRGDAVAKFREQYKGEGYTSVEDLCASPNIDAVYIATPNSLHAEHAICAAKNKKHIIVEKPMAMNLAECDAMNEAAEKYGVKLLCGHTHSFDPPIRKMREIVKGGELGKLCMINTWNYNEFMYRPRMKHELAMTRGVVLNQGPHHVDVVRLIGGGMVRSVRAMTGIWDKARGWEGSYTCYLEFEDGTPATLVYSGYGFFDTAELFNWVGEGGQHRAPQTNLNVRRKLREVRTPEEEEQLKEGMRFGGQREGEYSHVWTGERKQPFFGFTMVSCQKGDIRQTPDGLKIYGETEQREITLPAGSRGREAEVEELYDAVVKGRPVFHGGRWGAATLEVCLAMLESAEKRKEITLSHQVPSPE
- a CDS encoding type II toxin-antitoxin system RelE/ParE family toxin — encoded protein: MAVFRLSNRAERDLLDIANHTLGTWGEEQTLRYIDELEQCCQRLADNPNLGRACDHNSPQVAAKTNPKLHYSNFRSI
- a CDS encoding type II toxin-antitoxin system ParD family antitoxin — encoded protein: MPTRNVNLTNELDKFVVAKVESGRYENASEVIRAALRTLEREEKEYETKLAALRTAIDEGDARGIASGNPFDRVRRKLKLAKKRR
- a CDS encoding tetratricopeptide repeat protein, with the protein product MQCPNCEYEIAGDARFCAQCGSRLDLTCPSCAASVDLAHRFCQSCGARLPWAKETQTNPKNIPQQDDDGERRQVTVLFGDLTGFTSLAQKSDPEATHELLNRYFAAVDGVIRAYGGTIDKHIGDGIMAVFGAPTAHSDDPERAIRSAMAIHEALAKFDPPLIAHIGIASGTVVASGTGSETHREYTVIGDSVNLAARLQDRAAPGETLISKAVHDIAATRFNCTPLGAVKIKGLSEPVSIWQVNGESRSDDLADRLPFVGRRGELNQFAAMIEVCLSERRGQTLLVRGEPGIGKTRLLEEYYKLALNRGCHWQRGLVLDFGTGRGLDAIATVIRGLLGIAVNADVAAQALAVADAIAQSIVDPDQQVYLNDLLDLPQPTELRSLYDAMDNPTRSAGKEQLIGDLIGKLAATPTVIAIEDIHWADGSTLSFLARIAAACASHPVLLVMTSRIEGDPIDANWRAAAAGASLTTVDLGPLRPDEALRFASDYFNATEPFARSCVQRAGGNPLFLEQLLRGAEEISESEIPGSIQSIVLTRMDNLEPDDRLALQAASVLGQRFSTAELRHLIDKPKYDCSGLMRHFLVRPEGPGFLFTHALVRDGVYSSLLKRRRAALHRRAAAWFATRDLALWAQHLDRAQDNGAAAAYLTAANEEARSYRHDAALRLSERGLEIARDQVRHEILCFRADLLRGLGEVDKSISAFEEALAESSDERQRTRAWIGLAEGLRVTDRPADALAALEKAESTAANGPPRMLAEIHHLRGNLYFPSGRYDDCLVQHKLALEFAQCAGSREWQSRALGGMGDASYLAGRMRTACGYFRDCVALCQELGLGRIEVANRHMIGWSRMYLNEIKEACEDGLAAAEMAGNVGQNRAEMLGCLVAGFAEIEQSNLASARSLIDKALALARRLRANNFVAEGLCFLAKISAAERNREEARRHIDEALSVIREVGPKFFGPLVLANAAHLTDESGQRSALFSEAERVLQNGCVSHNYFWFYRDGMEAALTFQDWNRAERYADALEDYTRAEPLPWSNLFVARARALVRCGRGERGAELAEELERLTLAIRSANLKAHLALLEDAASKLGH